In one window of Pseudodesulfovibrio sediminis DNA:
- the fliQ gene encoding flagellar biosynthesis protein FliQ, which translates to MTPEFVVGFARQAIEMTLIISLPMLGIGMIVGIFISIIQAATQIQEMTLTMVPKIVAIFIALLLAFPWIMDKMTSYTTNLFLNLPNYIR; encoded by the coding sequence ATGACTCCTGAATTCGTGGTTGGATTCGCCAGACAGGCGATTGAAATGACATTGATCATATCCCTGCCCATGCTCGGTATCGGCATGATCGTCGGTATTTTCATTTCCATTATCCAGGCAGCCACCCAGATTCAGGAAATGACGCTGACCATGGTGCCGAAGATCGTTGCCATTTTCATCGCGCTCCTCCTCGCCTTTCCATGGATCATGGACAAGATGACGTCCTACACCACCAATCTCTTTTTGAACCTGCCCAATTATATCCGGTAA